A genomic segment from Alistipes senegalensis JC50 encodes:
- a CDS encoding YifB family Mg chelatase-like AAA ATPase: protein MFVRTYAGALAGIDAVAVTVEVNITGGGLGLYLVGLPDNAVKESEQRIRAAFENSGERMSGKKVVVNLAPADLRKEGSGFDLPIAVGILAAMGRIDAEAVDGTMFIGELSLDGSVKPVRGVLPLAVRARAEGLRRLVLPAGNAAEAAVVEGIDAIGVTTLREVVACLNGEAEIVPAKPAAGESFGAEALRYAEDFADVKGQAHVKRALEIAAAGGHNVIMIGSPGSGKTMLARRLPTILPPLTREEALETTKIHSVAGGTGLAGGLMTRRPFRAPHHLASQVALIGGGQSPRPGEVSLAHNGVLFLDELPEFGRSVLEVLRQPLEEKRVVVSRAKYSVEYPANFTLVAAMNPCPCGYYNHPTRECTCSPGSVHRYMGRISGPLMDRIDLHVEVTPVAPQELSATAPGEPSAAIRERVVRAREVQAERFRNTEGVHTNSMMNSAALREYCRLDAASAALLERAMERLSLSARAYDRILKVARTIADLAGRADIVQADIAEAINYRSLDRGNWGR, encoded by the coding sequence ATGTTCGTTCGCACTTATGCAGGCGCCCTTGCCGGGATCGACGCCGTGGCGGTGACCGTCGAGGTCAACATCACGGGCGGCGGGCTGGGGCTGTACCTCGTGGGACTGCCGGACAACGCCGTGAAAGAGAGCGAACAGCGCATCCGCGCGGCGTTCGAGAACTCCGGCGAACGGATGTCGGGCAAAAAAGTGGTCGTCAATCTGGCTCCCGCCGACCTCCGCAAGGAGGGTTCGGGCTTCGACCTGCCGATCGCCGTGGGCATTCTCGCGGCGATGGGCCGCATCGACGCCGAGGCGGTGGACGGCACGATGTTCATCGGCGAACTGTCGCTCGACGGATCGGTGAAACCCGTGCGGGGCGTGCTGCCCCTGGCGGTCCGGGCGCGTGCCGAAGGGCTGCGGCGGCTGGTGCTGCCGGCCGGGAATGCCGCCGAGGCGGCGGTCGTGGAGGGGATCGACGCGATCGGCGTCACGACGCTCCGGGAGGTCGTCGCCTGCCTGAACGGCGAGGCGGAGATCGTTCCGGCGAAGCCGGCCGCCGGAGAGTCGTTCGGCGCAGAGGCGCTGCGGTATGCCGAGGACTTCGCCGACGTGAAAGGGCAGGCGCACGTGAAACGGGCGCTGGAGATCGCCGCGGCGGGCGGACACAACGTCATTATGATCGGCTCCCCGGGCTCGGGCAAGACGATGCTGGCGCGGCGTCTGCCGACCATCCTGCCGCCGCTGACGCGCGAAGAGGCGCTGGAGACGACCAAGATACACTCCGTGGCGGGCGGCACGGGGCTGGCGGGAGGACTGATGACCCGGCGGCCGTTCCGGGCTCCGCACCACCTCGCTTCGCAGGTCGCCCTGATCGGCGGCGGGCAGTCGCCGCGTCCGGGCGAGGTGTCGTTGGCGCACAACGGGGTGCTGTTTCTCGACGAACTGCCCGAATTCGGGCGCAGCGTGCTCGAAGTGCTGCGGCAGCCGTTGGAGGAGAAGCGGGTGGTGGTGTCGCGGGCCAAATACAGCGTCGAATATCCGGCGAATTTCACGCTCGTCGCGGCGATGAACCCGTGTCCGTGCGGTTATTACAACCATCCGACGCGGGAGTGCACCTGCTCGCCGGGGTCGGTGCACCGCTACATGGGCCGCATTTCGGGTCCGCTGATGGACCGTATCGACCTGCATGTCGAGGTGACGCCCGTGGCTCCGCAGGAGCTTTCGGCGACGGCCCCGGGCGAGCCGAGCGCGGCGATCCGGGAACGGGTCGTCCGGGCGCGGGAGGTGCAGGCGGAGCGGTTCCGCAATACGGAGGGCGTGCATACGAACTCGATGATGAACAGCGCTGCGCTGCGCGAATACTGCCGCCTCGATGCGGCTTCGGCGGCCTTGCTGGAGCGGGCGATGGAGCGGCTGTCGCTTTCGGCGCGGGCTTACGACCGCATTCTGAAAGTGGCGCGCACGATTGCCGACCTGGCGGGACGCGCCGACATCGTTCAGGCGGACATCGCCGAGGCGATCA